The following DNA comes from Geobacter sp..
CGCCATGAAGGACGGTCTGACGCCGCTGCTGGACAAGATCGCCACGGCCGACGCCCTGGTCATCGGCTCGCCGATCTATTTCGGCTCGGTCACCGGCGAAACACGCAGCTTCATCGAACGGCTGCTGTTCCCCTATCTGACCTACACCGTGCCCTATGGCACCCTGTTTCCGAAGAAGCTTGCCATGGCCTTCATCTACACCATGAACGTCACCGAAGAGCGGAGCCGGGAGTTCAGCTACGAGTACTTCGTCAAATCGAACGAACGCTATGCTCAACTGCTGCTCGGGACCGTCGAGTCACTCTGTGCTTTCGATACCTGCCAGGTAGACGACTATGCGAAAGTGGTGATCGAGAGCTTCGATCCGGTACACAAGGCAAAGCGGCGGGCCGAGGCGCTGCCGCTGGACTGCCAACGGGCCTTCGATCTGGGGAGACGGCTGGCCGGGGCAGAAACCGCCGCGGCGTAGAAGAAATTACGGGGATACCATGCCTAATTCAAAAGGCGGCCGATTGGCCGCCTTTTTTGTTCGGGCTACGCGTCATTCTCTGTTGAATGCCCGGTCGATGGTGTTCGTTATGCCACGTGCTGCCGACCGCAATTCGTGACAGCTGTCGCGTTTCACCGCTGAATCAAGGCATGCCTTATAGTTGGCAGGAATCTGTCCTTCCCTGACTACCAGATCAACATCCTTGCCTTTCGTGATATGCAGTGAACCGCCAGAGTAGTCGACCTTGAAATCGTCCTTATAGTCGCATCTCATATCGTCTCACCTCTTTTCATACCCTATTATCGCACAATTCGGATATTGCGGGGATAGTTTACTTGGTTTCCATCATGGCTCTTTTTCGCCCTGCTGGTTTCGAGGACACCATAGTTACTAAACTCCTCTATGCGTTGGCTTGATATTTTAAGCTCAGAGGCCTATTGTTGATCTATAGAAGACAATAATTGTCTTGTTAGGAGGCATACCATGAAAACGGAACTGTTGAACCCACAGAACAGCGCTCTGATACTAATCGACTTTCAACCGCAGATGACCTTCGGAGTTGCCAATATCGACCGCCAGACCCTGTTCAACAACGTGATGCTTCTCGCCAAGGCCGCAAAAATTTTCAATGTCCCCACAATCCTCACTACCGTGGAAACGAAAAGTTTCTCCGGCAACATGTGGCCGCAGCTGCTCGATATCTTCCCCGACCAGGAGCCGGTTGAACGGAGCAGCATGAACTCCTGGGAAGATGCCAAGCTGGTTGAGGCGGTCGTTGCCACCGGCCGCAAAAAACTGATCATGGCGGCTCTCTGGACCGAAGTATGCCTGGCCTTCCCGGCCCTTGAGGCGCTCCAGGCCGGCTATGAGGTCTATGCCGTCGAAGACGCCTCCGGCGGCACCAGCGTTGCGGCTCATAATGCCGCCATGCGGCGTATCGAGCAGGCTGGTGTGGTGCCGGTCACCGCACTGCAGGTGTTGCTTGAGTACCAACGTGACTGGGCCCGTAAGGATACCTACAACGCGGTCATCGAAGTGGTCAAGGAGCACTGCGGCGCCTATGGCCAGGGAGTTGAATATGCCTACACCATGGTGCACGGCGCTCCTGCCAGTCGCGCCGGATCTACAGGAAACTGACCATGAAAGTGACCCGGATAGAAAGCGGCCAGGTGACGGTGGTTGTCACCTGGCATGTTCGCCCTGGTCATGAGCAGGAATTCGACGCCTGGTTCCGGGATGTTTCTGCGGCAGCTCTCAAGTTTCCCGGACATCTCGGGCTGAACGTGGTTCATCACGATGCCAGGGAGTCGGAGTATGTGATCGTCTTCAGGTTCGACACCGACGAACATCTGAAGGCCTGGATGAATTCGGACGTGCGGCGGGAATTTCTGACAAAGGCCGAGCAGTTCAGGGAAGAACAGCCGACCTACCATGTGGAACGGGGCCTGGAATACTGGTTCGAAACGGATGGCGCAAAGGCTCCTGCCCGGTGGAAGATGGCGATCATCACGGTGCTGGGGGTCTGGCCGGTCAGTATCTTCGTGTCTAATGCGCTGGCACCCCTGATCGGCGGCCTGCCGCCGGTTCTGCAGGCGCTGGTGGTTTCAGTCGGCATCGTTTGTCTGCTGACCTGGATAGTCATGCCCGTGCTGGTGAAGCTGTTCAGCCCATTGCTGAAACGTGCACGACGGCAACAGATATAACGTTATGAAAGGAAAGGTGAGCTCTATGTTACGGCTACCAACACAATTATGGCATGGCGTTGTTGCCGGACTTTCAACCTTTGCAACAATATTTGTACTGACATCTGCAACCCATGCGGCGAGTACGGTTCCTTTCCATGCCGGTGCTTGTTCTTACAGGTGAAAAGGCCAGCGGCACCTTCCTCATCGAACAGGCCAAATTGGTGGCAATCGATGTCAGAGGGGTAGTTGTACCGGGCTCAGGACATTGGCTGATGGAAGAGGCACCACAGTCGGTCATTCCAGCGATCATCGAGTTTCTCGATGGATCACCGAAGTAGTGAATCGGACATAAAAATCAATGGAACTATCTGCACTCTATGCAATGAAGGGGCAGGAAGGAGGAGGAGACTACGCAAGGCAGCCACTCGGCCGCCTTGCGCTCATCCGTGTTCTTACGAAGTTCTTCGCAGCCCTGTCAATCATAACTGCCCACGCAGGGCACGCAGTAAAAATCATCCTGTTCCACACTCTCCCGTTTGTTGCTGCGAACAGTATCGTCATCACTCGTCAGGTAGGTGCATCCGCCCTCGAAGCACCAGTCGCCGGTTCTGTCTAGCATTGCCATTCCCTCCTTCCTTCTTCTTTGCCTACAGTTTAGCACATATTTAGAAATTGAAAACTATTTTCAAATATGCATCCATTGGACAGAATTGCAGGGACATCATGCTTAATTCAAAAGGCGGCAAATATCGGCCGCCTTTTGTCGTTTCGAGAATCAGATGGGCGAATCACTAACCGATACTACCTTTCCTTTTGCCTGCTGATGACGATTGCCAGAAGCGGTACGGTTGTAGCTGCCCCGACCAGAAAAAGGGTCCAGCCGATTGCTTTTTTCTGTTCCCTGGCCAGACGGTCGCCGAAAATCAGGGCCGCACCCGCGCCGAGTGCCGCACGGGTTCCGGCGATGAGGGCCAGTTCCGGCATGGATAGAGAGGTCCTTTTCATTTGCTGCCTCCTTTTGCATGGCTCTGCCGGTCCTGGAACATGCCGGCGAGTCCGGACCCCGCCCGGACAACGCCCGGAGTTCGTTTACGGCAGAGGGCGGGTGATTGCCGGGACAATGCGGTAATCGCTCCGGAAAACCAGGTTGTGCAGCTCGGCGGTCGCAATCGCCCGTAGCGTCGGCAGCTCGGCAACGGCATCTGCTGCGCTGAAGACGTTGAGCGGCCAGACCCCCACGGTTCCGCCATGCAAGTGCGGGTGGTGGAAGCTGTGCCCGAAGAATGCTTCCAGAGTGATGGGAGGGATACCCGCCCGGGCCTGCTCCGGCCAGCTCAAAGTCCAGGCTGCGGCGCTGTCGCCGTTTGGCGACCTGGTGACGCCGATGGCGGTGACCGTACCGCTCCCCAGCAGCAGGGTTTCGTTTATCTCGTCCAGGGCCTGGCGGGCGCAGGGGTCTAGGTAGCCGACGGCAGCGTCAAAGAGCTGCTCCTTGTCGGTACGGCTGACTGCTCCGTCGCCATGGGTACCATCGCGCAGGTCGGCAAAGTGCCGCAACAGCCCGCGCAGATGGATCGGGGACTGGTCGTTTTCGCACGATGTCG
Coding sequences within:
- a CDS encoding isochorismatase family protein, with the protein product MKTELLNPQNSALILIDFQPQMTFGVANIDRQTLFNNVMLLAKAAKIFNVPTILTTVETKSFSGNMWPQLLDIFPDQEPVERSSMNSWEDAKLVEAVVATGRKKLIMAALWTEVCLAFPALEALQAGYEVYAVEDASGGTSVAAHNAAMRRIEQAGVVPVTALQVLLEYQRDWARKDTYNAVIEVVKEHCGAYGQGVEYAYTMVHGAPASRAGSTGN
- a CDS encoding flavodoxin family protein, which translates into the protein MQVIGINGSPRKQWNTATLVAKALEGAASQGAETELVHLYDLDFKGCTSCFACKTRGGKSYGRCAMKDGLTPLLDKIATADALVIGSPIYFGSVTGETRSFIERLLFPYLTYTVPYGTLFPKKLAMAFIYTMNVTEERSREFSYEYFVKSNERYAQLLLGTVESLCAFDTCQVDDYAKVVIESFDPVHKAKRRAEALPLDCQRAFDLGRRLAGAETAAA